The Zalophus californianus isolate mZalCal1 chromosome 7, mZalCal1.pri.v2, whole genome shotgun sequence genome includes a region encoding these proteins:
- the BAG6 gene encoding large proline-rich protein BAG6 isoform X1, whose amino-acid sequence MEPSDSTSTTTSMEEPDSLEVLVKTLDSQTRTFIVGAQMNVKEFKEHIAASVSIPSEKQRLIYQGRVLQDDKKLQEYNVGGKVIHLVERAPPQTQLPSGASSGIGSASATHGGGPPPGTRGPGASVHDRNANSYVMVGTFNLPSDGSAVDVHINMEQAPIQSEPRVRLVMAQHMIRDIQTLLSRMECRGGPQAQHSQPPAQTPTVAPEPVALSSQTSEPVESEVPPREPMEAEEVEERVPAQSPELTPSGPAPVGPTPAPETNAPNHPSPAEYVEVLQELQRLESRLQPFLQRYYEVLGAAATTDYNNNQEGREEDQRLINLVGESLRLLGNTFVALSDLRCNLACAPPRHLHVVRPMSHYTTPMVLQQAAIPIQINVGTTVTMTGNGTRPPPAASAEAAPPGPGQASSLAPTSTTVDSSTEGVPPPGPAPPPTTSHPRVIRISHQSVEPVVMMHMNIQGPLFLSPCPDSGTQPGGVPSAPTGPLGPPGHGQTLGSTLIQLPSLPPEFMHAVAHQITHQAMVAAVASAAAGQQVPGFPTAPTRVVIARPTPPQARPSHPGGPPISGTLQGTGLGTNASLAQMVSGLVGQLLMQPVLVAQGTPGMAPPAAPATASASAGTTNTATTAGPAPGGPAQPPPPQPSAADLQFSQLLGSLLGPAGPGAGGPGVASPTITVAMPGVPAFLQGMTDFLQATQTAPPPPPPPPPPAPAPEQQTMPPPGSPSAGAGSPGGLGLESLSPEFFTSVVQGVLNSLLGSLGARAGSSESIAAFIQRLSGSSNIFEPGADGALGFFGALLSLLCQNFSMVDVVMLLHGHFQPLQRLQPQLRSFFHQHYLGGQEPTPGNIRTATHTLITGLEEYVRESFSLVQVQPGVDIIRTNLEFLQEQFNSIAAHVLHCTDSGFGARLLELCNQGLFECLALNLHCLGGQQMELAAVINGRIRRMSRGVNPSLVSWLTTMMGLRLQVVLEHMPVGPDAILRYVRRVGDPPQPLPEEPMEVQGSERTSPEPQRENASPAPGTTAEEAMSRGPPPAPEGGGSRDEQDGASAETEPWAAAVPPEWVPIIQQDIQSQRKVKPQPPLSDAYLSGMPAKRRKTMQGEGPQLLLSEAVSRAAKAAGARPLTSPESLSRDLEAPEVQESYRQQLRADIQKRLQEDPNYSPQRFPNAHRAFADDP is encoded by the exons ATGAATGTAAAGGAGTTTAAAGAGCACATTGCTGCTTCTGTCAGCATTCCCTCTGAGAAACAGCGGCTCATTTATCAGGGACGAGTTCTGCAGGATGATAAGAAGCTCCAGGAATACA aTGTTGGGGGAAAGGTTATTCACCTGGTGGAGCGGGCTCCTCCTCAGACACAGCTCCCTTCTGGGGCATCTTCTGGGATAGGGTCTGCCTCAGCCACCCATGGTGGAGGACCCCCACCTGGTACTCGGGGCCCTGGGGCCTCTGTTCATGACCGGAATGCCAACAGCTATGTCATGGTTGGAACCTTCAACCTTCCT AGTGACGGCTCTGCTGTGGATGTTCACATCAACATGGAACAGGCCCCGATTCAG AGTGAGCCCCGAGTACGGCTGGTGATGGCTCAGCACATGATCAGGGATATACAGACCTTACTATCCCGGATGGAG TGTCGAGGGGGACCCCAAGCACAGCATAGTCAGCCGCCCGCACAGACGCCGACTGTGGCCCCGGAGCCTGTCGCCTTGAGCTCTCAAACATCAGAACCAGTCGAAAGCGAAGTGCCTCCTCGGGAGCCCATGGAGGCGGAAGAAGTGGAGGAGCGtgtcccagcccagagcccagaactCACCCCTTCTGGCCCAGCCCCTGTTGGCCCAACACCTGCCCCAGAGACAAATGCGCCCAA CCATCCTTCACCTGCGGAGTACGTCGAAGTGCTCCAGGAGCTCCAGCGGCTGGAGAGCCGCCTTCAGCCCTTCCTGCAGCGCTACTACGAGGTTCTGGGTGCCGCTGCCACCACGGACTACAATAACAAC CAAGAGGGCCGTGAAGAGGACCAGCGCTTGATCAACTTGGTGGGGGAGAGTCTGCGGCTGCTGGGCAACACCTTCGTGGCCCTGTCTGACCTGCGCTGCAATCTGGCCTGTGCGCCCCCGCGACACCTGCACGTGGTTCGGCCCATGTCGCACTACACCACCCCCATGGTGCTTCAGCAGGCAGCCATCCCCATCCAG ATCAACGTGGGAACCACTGTGACCATGACGGGGAATGGGACTCGGCCCCCCCCGGCTGCCAGTGCGGAGGCAGCTCCCCCTGGTCCTGGGCAGGCCTCGTCCCTGGCTCCCACTTCTACCACTGTCGACTCCTCAACCGAGGGGGTTCCCCCGCCAGGGCCGGCTCCCCCCCCGACCACCAGCCACCCGAGGGTCATCCGGATTTCCCACCAGAGTGTGGAACCCGTGGTCATGATGCACATGAACATCCAAG GGCcactctttctgtctccctgccCAGATTCTGGCACACAGCCCGGTGGAGTTCCGAGTGCTCCCACTGGCCCCCTAGGACCCCCTGGTCATGGCCAGACCCTGG gctccaccctcatccagctgccctccctgccccctgagTTCATGCACGCCGTCGCCCACCAGATCACTCACCAGGCCATGGTGGCAGCTGTTGCCTCCGCGGCCGCAG GACAGCAGGTGCCAGGCTTCCCGACAGCTCCCACTCGGGTGGTGATTGCCAGGCCCACCCCTCCACAGGCTCGGCCTTCCCATCCTGGGGGGCCCCCCATCTCGGGTACTCTA CAGGGCACCGGGCTGGGTACCAATGCCTCTTTGGCCCAGATGGTGAGCGGCCTTGTGGGGCAGCTTCTGATGCAGCCCGTTCTCGTGG CTCAGGGGACCCCAGGAATGGCTCCACCTGCGGCCCCCGCCACTGCTTCAGCTAGTGCCGGGACCACCAACACTGCTACCACAGCCGGCCCTGCCCCCGGGGGGCCTGCCCAGCCTCCGCCCCCTCAGCCCTCCGCAGCTGACCTGCAGTTCTCGCAgctcctggggagcctgctggGTCCTGCagggcccggggctggggggcCCGGCGTGGCTTCTCCTACCATCACAGTGGCGATGCCTGGCGTCCCCGCCTTCCTGCAGGGCATGACTGACTTTCTGCAG GCGACACAGACGGCGCCTCCGCCCCctccgccgcccccgcccccggccccggcccccgaGCAGCAGACCATGCCCCCACCGGGGTCCCCTTCTGCTGGCGCAGGGAGCCCTGGAGGCCTGGGTCTTGAGAGCCTGTCGCCGGAGTTTTTTACCTCCGTGGTGCAGGGTGTGCTGAACTCCCTGCTGGGCTCCCTGGGGGCCCGGGCCGGCAGCAGCGAGAGTATCGCCGCTTTCATCCAGCGCCTCAGTGGGTCCAGCAACATCTTCGAGCCTGGGGCTGATGGGGCCCTCG GATTCTTTGGGGCCCTGCTCTCTCTTCTGTGCCAGAACTTTTCCATGGTGGACGTGGTGATGCTCCTTCACGGCCATTTTCAGCCCCTGCAGCGGCTTCAGCCCCAGCTGCGATCCTTTTTCCACCAGCACTACCTGGGTGGCCAAGAGCCCACACCTGGCAACATACGG ACGGCAACCCACACGTTGATCACGGGCCTGGAAGAATACGTGCGGGAGAGTTTT TCTCTGGTGCAGGTTCAGCCCGGCGTGGACATCATCCGGACAAACCTGGAGTTTCTCCAAGAGCAGTTCAACAGCATCGCTGCCCACGTGCTGCACTGCACAG ACAGTGGATTTGGGGCCCGTTTGCTGGAGTTGTGTAACCAGGGCCTGTTTGAATGCCTGGCCCTCAACCTGCACTGCTTGGGGGGACAGCAAATGGAACTTGCCGCAGTCATCAATGGCCGAATT CGTCGCATGTCTCGCGGGGTGAACCCATCCTTGGTGAGCTGGCTGACCACCATGATGGGACTGAGGCTTCAGGTGGTTCTGGAGCACATGCCCGTGGGCCCTGACGCCATCCTCAGATATGTTCGCAGGGTCGGTGACCCCCCCCAG CCACTTCCTGAGGAGCCGATGGAAGTTCAGGGCTCAGAGAGGACTTCCCCTGAGCCTCAG CGGGAGAATGCTTCCCCGGCCCCGGGCACGACGGCAGAAGAGGCCATGTCCCGAGGGCCACCTCCTGCTCCCGAGGGCGGCGGCTCCCGGGACGAACAGGACGGAGCTTCCGCGGAGACCGAGCCTTGGGCAGCCGCAGTGCCCCCA GAGTGGGTCCCGATTATCCAGCAGGACATTCAGAGCCAGCGGAAGGTGAAGCCGCAGCCCCCCCTGAGCGACGCCTACCTCAGTGGTATGCCTGCCAAGAGACGTAAG ACGATGCAGGGTGAGGGCCCCCAGCTGCTGCTCTCAGAGGCCGTGAGCCGGGCAGCTAAGGCAGCCGGAGCTCGGCCCCTGACGAGCCCCGAGAGCCTGAGCCGGGACCTGGAGGCACCAGAGGTTCAGGAGAGCTACAGGCAGCAG ctccgGGCTGATATACAAAAGCGACTGCAGGAAGACCCCAACTACAGCCCCCAGCGCTTCCCTAATGCCCACCGGGCCTTTGCTGATGATCCCTAG
- the BAG6 gene encoding large proline-rich protein BAG6 isoform X2: MEPSDSTSTTTSMEEPDSLEVLVKTLDSQTRTFIVGAQMNVKEFKEHIAASVSIPSEKQRLIYQGRVLQDDKKLQEYNVGGKVIHLVERAPPQTQLPSGASSGIGSASATHGGGPPPGTRGPGASVHDRNANSYVMVGTFNLPSDGSAVDVHINMEQAPIQSEPRVRLVMAQHMIRDIQTLLSRMECRGGPQAQHSQPPAQTPTVAPEPVALSSQTSEPVESEVPPREPMEAEEVEERVPAQSPELTPSGPAPVGPTPAPETNAPNHPSPAEYVEVLQELQRLESRLQPFLQRYYEVLGAAATTDYNNNQEGREEDQRLINLVGESLRLLGNTFVALSDLRCNLACAPPRHLHVVRPMSHYTTPMVLQQAAIPIQINVGTTVTMTGNGTRPPPAASAEAAPPGPGQASSLAPTSTTVDSSTEGVPPPGPAPPPTTSHPRVIRISHQSVEPVVMMHMNIQGPLFLSPCPDSGTQPGGVPSAPTGPLGPPGHGQTLGSTLIQLPSLPPEFMHAVAHQITHQAMVAAVASAAAGQQVPGFPTAPTRVVIARPTPPQARPSHPGGPPISGTLGTGLGTNASLAQMVSGLVGQLLMQPVLVAQGTPGMAPPAAPATASASAGTTNTATTAGPAPGGPAQPPPPQPSAADLQFSQLLGSLLGPAGPGAGGPGVASPTITVAMPGVPAFLQGMTDFLQATQTAPPPPPPPPPPAPAPEQQTMPPPGSPSAGAGSPGGLGLESLSPEFFTSVVQGVLNSLLGSLGARAGSSESIAAFIQRLSGSSNIFEPGADGALGFFGALLSLLCQNFSMVDVVMLLHGHFQPLQRLQPQLRSFFHQHYLGGQEPTPGNIRTATHTLITGLEEYVRESFSLVQVQPGVDIIRTNLEFLQEQFNSIAAHVLHCTDSGFGARLLELCNQGLFECLALNLHCLGGQQMELAAVINGRIRRMSRGVNPSLVSWLTTMMGLRLQVVLEHMPVGPDAILRYVRRVGDPPQPLPEEPMEVQGSERTSPEPQRENASPAPGTTAEEAMSRGPPPAPEGGGSRDEQDGASAETEPWAAAVPPEWVPIIQQDIQSQRKVKPQPPLSDAYLSGMPAKRRKTMQGEGPQLLLSEAVSRAAKAAGARPLTSPESLSRDLEAPEVQESYRQQLRADIQKRLQEDPNYSPQRFPNAHRAFADDP; encoded by the exons ATGAATGTAAAGGAGTTTAAAGAGCACATTGCTGCTTCTGTCAGCATTCCCTCTGAGAAACAGCGGCTCATTTATCAGGGACGAGTTCTGCAGGATGATAAGAAGCTCCAGGAATACA aTGTTGGGGGAAAGGTTATTCACCTGGTGGAGCGGGCTCCTCCTCAGACACAGCTCCCTTCTGGGGCATCTTCTGGGATAGGGTCTGCCTCAGCCACCCATGGTGGAGGACCCCCACCTGGTACTCGGGGCCCTGGGGCCTCTGTTCATGACCGGAATGCCAACAGCTATGTCATGGTTGGAACCTTCAACCTTCCT AGTGACGGCTCTGCTGTGGATGTTCACATCAACATGGAACAGGCCCCGATTCAG AGTGAGCCCCGAGTACGGCTGGTGATGGCTCAGCACATGATCAGGGATATACAGACCTTACTATCCCGGATGGAG TGTCGAGGGGGACCCCAAGCACAGCATAGTCAGCCGCCCGCACAGACGCCGACTGTGGCCCCGGAGCCTGTCGCCTTGAGCTCTCAAACATCAGAACCAGTCGAAAGCGAAGTGCCTCCTCGGGAGCCCATGGAGGCGGAAGAAGTGGAGGAGCGtgtcccagcccagagcccagaactCACCCCTTCTGGCCCAGCCCCTGTTGGCCCAACACCTGCCCCAGAGACAAATGCGCCCAA CCATCCTTCACCTGCGGAGTACGTCGAAGTGCTCCAGGAGCTCCAGCGGCTGGAGAGCCGCCTTCAGCCCTTCCTGCAGCGCTACTACGAGGTTCTGGGTGCCGCTGCCACCACGGACTACAATAACAAC CAAGAGGGCCGTGAAGAGGACCAGCGCTTGATCAACTTGGTGGGGGAGAGTCTGCGGCTGCTGGGCAACACCTTCGTGGCCCTGTCTGACCTGCGCTGCAATCTGGCCTGTGCGCCCCCGCGACACCTGCACGTGGTTCGGCCCATGTCGCACTACACCACCCCCATGGTGCTTCAGCAGGCAGCCATCCCCATCCAG ATCAACGTGGGAACCACTGTGACCATGACGGGGAATGGGACTCGGCCCCCCCCGGCTGCCAGTGCGGAGGCAGCTCCCCCTGGTCCTGGGCAGGCCTCGTCCCTGGCTCCCACTTCTACCACTGTCGACTCCTCAACCGAGGGGGTTCCCCCGCCAGGGCCGGCTCCCCCCCCGACCACCAGCCACCCGAGGGTCATCCGGATTTCCCACCAGAGTGTGGAACCCGTGGTCATGATGCACATGAACATCCAAG GGCcactctttctgtctccctgccCAGATTCTGGCACACAGCCCGGTGGAGTTCCGAGTGCTCCCACTGGCCCCCTAGGACCCCCTGGTCATGGCCAGACCCTGG gctccaccctcatccagctgccctccctgccccctgagTTCATGCACGCCGTCGCCCACCAGATCACTCACCAGGCCATGGTGGCAGCTGTTGCCTCCGCGGCCGCAG GACAGCAGGTGCCAGGCTTCCCGACAGCTCCCACTCGGGTGGTGATTGCCAGGCCCACCCCTCCACAGGCTCGGCCTTCCCATCCTGGGGGGCCCCCCATCTCGGGTACTCTA GGCACCGGGCTGGGTACCAATGCCTCTTTGGCCCAGATGGTGAGCGGCCTTGTGGGGCAGCTTCTGATGCAGCCCGTTCTCGTGG CTCAGGGGACCCCAGGAATGGCTCCACCTGCGGCCCCCGCCACTGCTTCAGCTAGTGCCGGGACCACCAACACTGCTACCACAGCCGGCCCTGCCCCCGGGGGGCCTGCCCAGCCTCCGCCCCCTCAGCCCTCCGCAGCTGACCTGCAGTTCTCGCAgctcctggggagcctgctggGTCCTGCagggcccggggctggggggcCCGGCGTGGCTTCTCCTACCATCACAGTGGCGATGCCTGGCGTCCCCGCCTTCCTGCAGGGCATGACTGACTTTCTGCAG GCGACACAGACGGCGCCTCCGCCCCctccgccgcccccgcccccggccccggcccccgaGCAGCAGACCATGCCCCCACCGGGGTCCCCTTCTGCTGGCGCAGGGAGCCCTGGAGGCCTGGGTCTTGAGAGCCTGTCGCCGGAGTTTTTTACCTCCGTGGTGCAGGGTGTGCTGAACTCCCTGCTGGGCTCCCTGGGGGCCCGGGCCGGCAGCAGCGAGAGTATCGCCGCTTTCATCCAGCGCCTCAGTGGGTCCAGCAACATCTTCGAGCCTGGGGCTGATGGGGCCCTCG GATTCTTTGGGGCCCTGCTCTCTCTTCTGTGCCAGAACTTTTCCATGGTGGACGTGGTGATGCTCCTTCACGGCCATTTTCAGCCCCTGCAGCGGCTTCAGCCCCAGCTGCGATCCTTTTTCCACCAGCACTACCTGGGTGGCCAAGAGCCCACACCTGGCAACATACGG ACGGCAACCCACACGTTGATCACGGGCCTGGAAGAATACGTGCGGGAGAGTTTT TCTCTGGTGCAGGTTCAGCCCGGCGTGGACATCATCCGGACAAACCTGGAGTTTCTCCAAGAGCAGTTCAACAGCATCGCTGCCCACGTGCTGCACTGCACAG ACAGTGGATTTGGGGCCCGTTTGCTGGAGTTGTGTAACCAGGGCCTGTTTGAATGCCTGGCCCTCAACCTGCACTGCTTGGGGGGACAGCAAATGGAACTTGCCGCAGTCATCAATGGCCGAATT CGTCGCATGTCTCGCGGGGTGAACCCATCCTTGGTGAGCTGGCTGACCACCATGATGGGACTGAGGCTTCAGGTGGTTCTGGAGCACATGCCCGTGGGCCCTGACGCCATCCTCAGATATGTTCGCAGGGTCGGTGACCCCCCCCAG CCACTTCCTGAGGAGCCGATGGAAGTTCAGGGCTCAGAGAGGACTTCCCCTGAGCCTCAG CGGGAGAATGCTTCCCCGGCCCCGGGCACGACGGCAGAAGAGGCCATGTCCCGAGGGCCACCTCCTGCTCCCGAGGGCGGCGGCTCCCGGGACGAACAGGACGGAGCTTCCGCGGAGACCGAGCCTTGGGCAGCCGCAGTGCCCCCA GAGTGGGTCCCGATTATCCAGCAGGACATTCAGAGCCAGCGGAAGGTGAAGCCGCAGCCCCCCCTGAGCGACGCCTACCTCAGTGGTATGCCTGCCAAGAGACGTAAG ACGATGCAGGGTGAGGGCCCCCAGCTGCTGCTCTCAGAGGCCGTGAGCCGGGCAGCTAAGGCAGCCGGAGCTCGGCCCCTGACGAGCCCCGAGAGCCTGAGCCGGGACCTGGAGGCACCAGAGGTTCAGGAGAGCTACAGGCAGCAG ctccgGGCTGATATACAAAAGCGACTGCAGGAAGACCCCAACTACAGCCCCCAGCGCTTCCCTAATGCCCACCGGGCCTTTGCTGATGATCCCTAG
- the BAG6 gene encoding large proline-rich protein BAG6 isoform X8, with product MEPSDSTSTTTSMEEPDSLEVLVKTLDSQTRTFIVGAQMNVKEFKEHIAASVSIPSEKQRLIYQGRVLQDDKKLQEYNVGGKVIHLVERAPPQTQLPSGASSGIGSASATHGGGPPPGTRGPGASVHDRNANSYVMVGTFNLPSDGSAVDVHINMEQAPIQSEPRVRLVMAQHMIRDIQTLLSRMECRGGPQAQHSQPPAQTPTVAPEPVALSSQTSEPVESEVPPREPMEAEEVEERVPAQSPELTPSGPAPVGPTPAPETNAPNHPSPAEYVEVLQELQRLESRLQPFLQRYYEVLGAAATTDYNNNQEGREEDQRLINLVGESLRLLGNTFVALSDLRCNLACAPPRHLHVVRPMSHYTTPMVLQQAAIPIQINVGTTVTMTGNGTRPPPAASAEAAPPGPGQASSLAPTSTTVDSSTEGVPPPGPAPPPTTSHPRVIRISHQSVEPVVMMHMNIQGPLFLSPCPDSGTQPGGVPSAPTGPLGPPGHGQTLGQQVPGFPTAPTRVVIARPTPPQARPSHPGGPPISGTLGTGLGTNASLAQMVSGLVGQLLMQPVLVAQGTPGMAPPAAPATASASAGTTNTATTAGPAPGGPAQPPPPQPSAADLQFSQLLGSLLGPAGPGAGGPGVASPTITVAMPGVPAFLQGMTDFLQATQTAPPPPPPPPPPAPAPEQQTMPPPGSPSAGAGSPGGLGLESLSPEFFTSVVQGVLNSLLGSLGARAGSSESIAAFIQRLSGSSNIFEPGADGALGFFGALLSLLCQNFSMVDVVMLLHGHFQPLQRLQPQLRSFFHQHYLGGQEPTPGNIRTATHTLITGLEEYVRESFSLVQVQPGVDIIRTNLEFLQEQFNSIAAHVLHCTDSGFGARLLELCNQGLFECLALNLHCLGGQQMELAAVINGRIRRMSRGVNPSLVSWLTTMMGLRLQVVLEHMPVGPDAILRYVRRVGDPPQPLPEEPMEVQGSERTSPEPQRENASPAPGTTAEEAMSRGPPPAPEGGGSRDEQDGASAETEPWAAAVPPEWVPIIQQDIQSQRKVKPQPPLSDAYLSGMPAKRRKTMQGEGPQLLLSEAVSRAAKAAGARPLTSPESLSRDLEAPEVQESYRQQLRADIQKRLQEDPNYSPQRFPNAHRAFADDP from the exons ATGAATGTAAAGGAGTTTAAAGAGCACATTGCTGCTTCTGTCAGCATTCCCTCTGAGAAACAGCGGCTCATTTATCAGGGACGAGTTCTGCAGGATGATAAGAAGCTCCAGGAATACA aTGTTGGGGGAAAGGTTATTCACCTGGTGGAGCGGGCTCCTCCTCAGACACAGCTCCCTTCTGGGGCATCTTCTGGGATAGGGTCTGCCTCAGCCACCCATGGTGGAGGACCCCCACCTGGTACTCGGGGCCCTGGGGCCTCTGTTCATGACCGGAATGCCAACAGCTATGTCATGGTTGGAACCTTCAACCTTCCT AGTGACGGCTCTGCTGTGGATGTTCACATCAACATGGAACAGGCCCCGATTCAG AGTGAGCCCCGAGTACGGCTGGTGATGGCTCAGCACATGATCAGGGATATACAGACCTTACTATCCCGGATGGAG TGTCGAGGGGGACCCCAAGCACAGCATAGTCAGCCGCCCGCACAGACGCCGACTGTGGCCCCGGAGCCTGTCGCCTTGAGCTCTCAAACATCAGAACCAGTCGAAAGCGAAGTGCCTCCTCGGGAGCCCATGGAGGCGGAAGAAGTGGAGGAGCGtgtcccagcccagagcccagaactCACCCCTTCTGGCCCAGCCCCTGTTGGCCCAACACCTGCCCCAGAGACAAATGCGCCCAA CCATCCTTCACCTGCGGAGTACGTCGAAGTGCTCCAGGAGCTCCAGCGGCTGGAGAGCCGCCTTCAGCCCTTCCTGCAGCGCTACTACGAGGTTCTGGGTGCCGCTGCCACCACGGACTACAATAACAAC CAAGAGGGCCGTGAAGAGGACCAGCGCTTGATCAACTTGGTGGGGGAGAGTCTGCGGCTGCTGGGCAACACCTTCGTGGCCCTGTCTGACCTGCGCTGCAATCTGGCCTGTGCGCCCCCGCGACACCTGCACGTGGTTCGGCCCATGTCGCACTACACCACCCCCATGGTGCTTCAGCAGGCAGCCATCCCCATCCAG ATCAACGTGGGAACCACTGTGACCATGACGGGGAATGGGACTCGGCCCCCCCCGGCTGCCAGTGCGGAGGCAGCTCCCCCTGGTCCTGGGCAGGCCTCGTCCCTGGCTCCCACTTCTACCACTGTCGACTCCTCAACCGAGGGGGTTCCCCCGCCAGGGCCGGCTCCCCCCCCGACCACCAGCCACCCGAGGGTCATCCGGATTTCCCACCAGAGTGTGGAACCCGTGGTCATGATGCACATGAACATCCAAG GGCcactctttctgtctccctgccCAGATTCTGGCACACAGCCCGGTGGAGTTCCGAGTGCTCCCACTGGCCCCCTAGGACCCCCTGGTCATGGCCAGACCCTGG GACAGCAGGTGCCAGGCTTCCCGACAGCTCCCACTCGGGTGGTGATTGCCAGGCCCACCCCTCCACAGGCTCGGCCTTCCCATCCTGGGGGGCCCCCCATCTCGGGTACTCTA GGCACCGGGCTGGGTACCAATGCCTCTTTGGCCCAGATGGTGAGCGGCCTTGTGGGGCAGCTTCTGATGCAGCCCGTTCTCGTGG CTCAGGGGACCCCAGGAATGGCTCCACCTGCGGCCCCCGCCACTGCTTCAGCTAGTGCCGGGACCACCAACACTGCTACCACAGCCGGCCCTGCCCCCGGGGGGCCTGCCCAGCCTCCGCCCCCTCAGCCCTCCGCAGCTGACCTGCAGTTCTCGCAgctcctggggagcctgctggGTCCTGCagggcccggggctggggggcCCGGCGTGGCTTCTCCTACCATCACAGTGGCGATGCCTGGCGTCCCCGCCTTCCTGCAGGGCATGACTGACTTTCTGCAG GCGACACAGACGGCGCCTCCGCCCCctccgccgcccccgcccccggccccggcccccgaGCAGCAGACCATGCCCCCACCGGGGTCCCCTTCTGCTGGCGCAGGGAGCCCTGGAGGCCTGGGTCTTGAGAGCCTGTCGCCGGAGTTTTTTACCTCCGTGGTGCAGGGTGTGCTGAACTCCCTGCTGGGCTCCCTGGGGGCCCGGGCCGGCAGCAGCGAGAGTATCGCCGCTTTCATCCAGCGCCTCAGTGGGTCCAGCAACATCTTCGAGCCTGGGGCTGATGGGGCCCTCG GATTCTTTGGGGCCCTGCTCTCTCTTCTGTGCCAGAACTTTTCCATGGTGGACGTGGTGATGCTCCTTCACGGCCATTTTCAGCCCCTGCAGCGGCTTCAGCCCCAGCTGCGATCCTTTTTCCACCAGCACTACCTGGGTGGCCAAGAGCCCACACCTGGCAACATACGG ACGGCAACCCACACGTTGATCACGGGCCTGGAAGAATACGTGCGGGAGAGTTTT TCTCTGGTGCAGGTTCAGCCCGGCGTGGACATCATCCGGACAAACCTGGAGTTTCTCCAAGAGCAGTTCAACAGCATCGCTGCCCACGTGCTGCACTGCACAG ACAGTGGATTTGGGGCCCGTTTGCTGGAGTTGTGTAACCAGGGCCTGTTTGAATGCCTGGCCCTCAACCTGCACTGCTTGGGGGGACAGCAAATGGAACTTGCCGCAGTCATCAATGGCCGAATT CGTCGCATGTCTCGCGGGGTGAACCCATCCTTGGTGAGCTGGCTGACCACCATGATGGGACTGAGGCTTCAGGTGGTTCTGGAGCACATGCCCGTGGGCCCTGACGCCATCCTCAGATATGTTCGCAGGGTCGGTGACCCCCCCCAG CCACTTCCTGAGGAGCCGATGGAAGTTCAGGGCTCAGAGAGGACTTCCCCTGAGCCTCAG CGGGAGAATGCTTCCCCGGCCCCGGGCACGACGGCAGAAGAGGCCATGTCCCGAGGGCCACCTCCTGCTCCCGAGGGCGGCGGCTCCCGGGACGAACAGGACGGAGCTTCCGCGGAGACCGAGCCTTGGGCAGCCGCAGTGCCCCCA GAGTGGGTCCCGATTATCCAGCAGGACATTCAGAGCCAGCGGAAGGTGAAGCCGCAGCCCCCCCTGAGCGACGCCTACCTCAGTGGTATGCCTGCCAAGAGACGTAAG ACGATGCAGGGTGAGGGCCCCCAGCTGCTGCTCTCAGAGGCCGTGAGCCGGGCAGCTAAGGCAGCCGGAGCTCGGCCCCTGACGAGCCCCGAGAGCCTGAGCCGGGACCTGGAGGCACCAGAGGTTCAGGAGAGCTACAGGCAGCAG ctccgGGCTGATATACAAAAGCGACTGCAGGAAGACCCCAACTACAGCCCCCAGCGCTTCCCTAATGCCCACCGGGCCTTTGCTGATGATCCCTAG